From Saccopteryx leptura isolate mSacLep1 chromosome 3, mSacLep1_pri_phased_curated, whole genome shotgun sequence, one genomic window encodes:
- the LOC136398108 gene encoding uncharacterized protein, whose translation MINAAKRHMWKSPLPPPSPLNGRILRHLLRILDGALKDDFKSCSSWSAAASSPVHSSLRPSVVPVRLHSPTPRLHSSLRPSVVPGKLHSPTPRLHSSLRPSVVPGKLHSPTPRLHSSLRPSVVPGKLHSPTPRPVLSTPPSDPPWFPGSFTLPRRVSTPPSDPPWFPGSFTLPRRVQSCPLLPLTLRGSREASLSHTASSPVHSSLRPSVVPVRLHSPTPRLHSSLRPSVVPVRLHSPTPRPVLSTPPSDPPWFPRASRNPLPPTPVLQTPSSPFGQSPCAQMFEENRQQQPLNVPAA comes from the exons ATGATCAACGCGGCAAAGAGACACATGTGGAAGTCACCTCTTCCGCCTCCCTCGCCGCTCAACGGACGGATACTTAGACACCTGCTAAGAATTCTCGATGGTGCTCTCAAA GACGACTTCAAATCCTGCTCTTCCTGGTCCGCCGCCGCGTCCAGTCCTGTCCACTCCTCCCTCCGACCCTCCGTGGTTCCCGTGAGGCTTCACTCTCCCACGCCGcgtctccactcctccctccgaCCCTCCGTGGTTCCCGGGAAGCTTCACTCTCCCACGCCGcgtctccactcctccctccgaCCCTCCGTGGTTCCCGGGAAGCTTCACTCTCCCACGCCGcgtctccactcctccctccgaCCCTCCGTGGTTCCCGGGAAGCTTCACTCTCCCACGCCGCGTCCAGTCCTGTCCACTCCTCCCTCCGACCCTCCGTGGTTCCCGGGAAGCTTCACTCTCCCACGCCGcgtctccactcctccctccgaCCCTCCGTGGTTCCCGGGAAGCTTCACTCTCCCACGCCGCGTCCAGTCCTGTCCACTCCTCCCTCTGACCCTCCGTGGTTCCCGTGAAGCTTCACTCTCCCACACCGCGTCCAGTCCTGTCCACTCCTCCCTCCGACCCTCCGTGGTTCCCGTGAGGCTTCACTCTCCCACGCCGcgtctccactcctccctccgaCCCTCCGTGGTTCCCGTGAGGCTTCACTCTCCCACGCCGCGTCCAGTCCTGTCCACTCCTCCCTCCGACCCTCCGTGGTTCCC CCGAGCTTCTCGGAaccccctgcctcccaccccagtGTTACAGACTCCGAGCTCTCCTTTCGGGCAGAGCCCTTGTGCACAGATGTTTGAGGAAAACCGTCAGCAGCAGCCCTTGAACGTCCCAGCTGCCTAG